The Myxococcales bacterium genome includes the window GGCGAGGGCAACGACCCGCTCGGCGGCGACACGACCGAGCCCGGCAACGGCTACAACAACAACGTTGTCGGTGGCTGCCAAGCAGGTGGGGCGCCTTCGCTCGCCTCGCTCTTGCTCGCCATGGCCGCCGCTGGCCTCGCCCGCCGACGCACCGCTCGCAAATCGCGTTGATCTCTGCCAAGTGGTCTGCTACCTGGCGGCATGGAACTAACCGGGAAGCACAGGCGCTATCTGCGCGCGCTGGCACACGAACTATCGCCCGTCGTCATTGTTGGTAAAGATGGCCTCACCAGCGCCGTCTTCGCGGCCGTCGAGCGCGCGCTCCTTGATCATGAGCTGATCAAAGTTAAGCTCGGTGAGCGCGCAGGCGCGGATCGGCATACCGCCGCCACCGAGTTGGCTACCGCCACGCACAGTGAAGTGGCGCAGGTGCTCGGCAATATCGTGCTGCTGTACAAGGCGCACCCGGAGACGCCATCGCTTAAGCTACCCAGCCGACCGAG containing:
- the yhbY gene encoding ribosome assembly RNA-binding protein YhbY produces the protein MELTGKHRRYLRALAHELSPVVIVGKDGLTSAVFAAVERALLDHELIKVKLGERAGADRHTAATELATATHSEVAQVLGNIVLLYKAHPETPSLKLPSRPR